Proteins encoded together in one Corallococcus soli window:
- a CDS encoding ferritin-like domain-containing protein, translating to MHALRLRHLFSRALRASLATPLVLAGCGSTPDDGVDGGTDGRADLTGYSQIACSGNGLALDALTISPAPDFVQLRYLYTYFGSDERDSGPVSSQGQPCATATDAAACQGALENAVPSAGFHHTCTELCADFFLVTTRGDEVKTYATPESLKSLLGTVDTAQEAVLLAFAAGNTMSCSQLERGAVKQDPNGGFNVIGTQGYACGKNTALTQHVVRVSTSGEVREVERHVLEKGSDACAIGRRPVGLQDAASCESTDALGHYFAEAAHLEAASVHAFLRLREELALHGADAGLQDAARRSAMDEVLHTDVTGRIARRFGATPQRPVVAPLPLRPLLDVALDNAVEGCVRETYGALVAHHQALHAQDAEVREAMARIAEDETRHAALSWDIDQWARPRLSPQERGALREAQRQAVATLRAEVLVALDPGLVTAAGLPAPEVALGLLDTLEQELWA from the coding sequence ATGCACGCACTCCGACTGCGCCACCTCTTCTCACGGGCCCTGCGGGCCTCGCTCGCCACGCCCCTGGTGTTGGCGGGCTGTGGCTCCACCCCTGACGACGGGGTTGACGGTGGGACCGACGGCCGCGCCGACCTGACGGGCTATTCGCAAATCGCCTGCAGCGGGAATGGCCTTGCCCTTGACGCCCTGACGATCTCCCCAGCGCCAGACTTCGTTCAGCTTCGCTACCTCTACACGTACTTCGGCTCGGATGAGCGCGACTCCGGCCCCGTGTCCTCCCAGGGCCAGCCCTGCGCGACGGCCACCGATGCCGCCGCCTGTCAGGGCGCCCTGGAGAACGCGGTTCCCAGCGCGGGCTTCCATCACACCTGCACGGAGCTCTGCGCCGACTTCTTCCTGGTCACGACGCGCGGTGACGAGGTGAAGACCTACGCGACGCCAGAGTCCCTCAAGTCCCTGCTGGGCACCGTCGACACCGCACAGGAGGCCGTGCTCCTGGCCTTCGCCGCTGGCAACACGATGAGCTGCTCCCAGTTGGAGCGGGGCGCGGTGAAGCAGGATCCGAACGGCGGCTTCAACGTCATCGGAACCCAGGGATATGCCTGCGGGAAGAACACGGCGCTGACGCAACACGTGGTGCGGGTGTCCACCTCCGGCGAAGTCCGCGAAGTGGAGCGCCATGTCCTGGAGAAGGGCAGCGACGCCTGCGCCATCGGCCGGCGCCCCGTGGGCCTCCAGGACGCCGCGTCCTGCGAGAGCACGGACGCGCTGGGACACTACTTCGCGGAGGCCGCGCACCTGGAAGCCGCCTCCGTCCACGCCTTCCTGCGCCTGCGCGAGGAGCTGGCCCTGCACGGCGCCGACGCGGGGCTCCAGGACGCGGCCCGCCGCAGCGCCATGGATGAAGTCCTGCACACCGACGTGACCGGGCGCATCGCGCGTCGCTTCGGCGCCACGCCCCAGCGTCCCGTCGTCGCACCGCTGCCCCTGCGCCCGCTCCTCGACGTGGCCCTGGACAACGCCGTGGAGGGCTGCGTGCGCGAGACATACGGCGCGCTGGTGGCCCACCACCAGGCCCTGCACGCGCAGGACGCCGAGGTGCGCGAGGCCATGGCCCGCATCGCCGAGGACGAGACGCGCCACGCGGCCCTCTCCTGGGACATCGACCAGTGGGCCCGGCCGCGCCTCTCGCCCCAGGAGCGGGGCGCGCTGCGCGAGGCCCAGCGACAGGCGGTGGCGACGTTGCGCGCGGAGGTCCTGGTGGCACTGGACCCGGGCCTCGTCACCGCCGCGGGCCTGCCTGCGCCCGAGGTCGCCCTCGGCCTCCTCGACACGCTGGAGCAGGAACTCTGGGCGTGA
- a CDS encoding TetR/AcrR family transcriptional regulator, with protein MASHRSSAGDPTRTLELLWREATPPKGQRGPKPGLTVDTVVATAVELADAEGLDAVTMRALAGKLGIAPMGLYTYVPGRAELIDLMLDGLYAGMARRKPKTRDWRARLEAVAHDNRALFTTHAWLADVSTTRPPLGPGQLAKYEYELQAFDDTALGDVERDAALTFVLGFVESCARAASDMRAARLESQMSDATWWQANAPLLARMSDPERYPTAARVGTAAGQAHGAAYDPEHAFRFGLERVLDGLAVLIEQAPAPKRSRSVARKTAR; from the coding sequence ATGGCATCGCATCGCAGCAGCGCGGGAGACCCCACACGGACGCTGGAGCTGTTGTGGCGGGAGGCCACGCCTCCGAAGGGACAGCGTGGGCCGAAGCCGGGCCTCACCGTGGACACCGTCGTCGCCACGGCGGTGGAGCTGGCGGACGCGGAGGGGCTGGACGCGGTGACGATGCGGGCGCTGGCCGGGAAGCTCGGCATCGCGCCCATGGGGCTCTACACCTATGTCCCCGGCCGGGCGGAGCTCATCGACCTGATGCTCGACGGCCTCTACGCGGGCATGGCCCGGCGCAAGCCGAAGACGCGGGACTGGCGGGCCCGCCTGGAGGCGGTGGCCCATGACAACCGCGCCCTGTTCACCACGCACGCGTGGCTCGCGGACGTGTCCACCACGCGCCCGCCGCTGGGCCCGGGGCAGTTGGCCAAGTACGAGTACGAGCTCCAGGCCTTCGACGACACGGCCCTCGGCGACGTGGAGCGGGATGCCGCGCTGACGTTCGTGCTGGGCTTCGTCGAGTCCTGTGCCCGGGCCGCGTCGGACATGCGCGCCGCGCGACTTGAATCCCAGATGAGCGACGCGACGTGGTGGCAGGCGAACGCGCCCCTGCTCGCGCGCATGTCCGACCCCGAGCGCTATCCCACCGCCGCCCGCGTGGGCACCGCCGCGGGCCAGGCCCATGGCGCCGCCTACGACCCCGAGCACGCCTTCCGGTTCGGACTCGAGCGCGTCCTGGATGGACTGGCCGTGCTCATCGAACAGGCCCCGGCCCCGAAGCGCTCACGGTCCGTCGCCAGGAAGACGGCCCGGTAG